Below is a genomic region from Lemur catta isolate mLemCat1 chromosome 15, mLemCat1.pri, whole genome shotgun sequence.
taaagtatttttggcacacagccacacccattcgtTCGTCTAAGGCAGCTTTTGTGCTGCAGTGGCAGAACTCAGTAGCTGCGACAGAAACCctgtggcccacaaagctgaaaagATTTATCATCTAGTCACGTGCAGAAAGTGTTTGGTCTAGATGGCATGAGAAGGTTGGGCACGTGAGTAAACTGCAACCCAGAGTCCAGCATGACAAGTGGCATGTGTGGCTTTTGAGAAAGTTCTATGGGTGTCTTCTGTGGGGAAGAGAGGTCATTTTTAGCTGAAAAGTCAGAGAAGGCCCTAATGACACTGACGCGTCTCATGGAAACCTTGAAGGCTGAATAGGCGTTTACATGCAGAGATGAAAGAGTGGAAACTGGCATTGCAGGGGCAAGGAACGGCCTGGGCGAGGGCATGGAAGTGGGAAAGTGATGGACACATAACAGAATAGTGGACACGTGAGCGAAGGTCGCTTTGGCTGGAGACAAACATGTACACATCCACACGCAGAGACTCAGACATAGCACTGACGTGGCACACAGTGACAGGAGTACAACCGTGCATACAATACGAtgctgtctctcacacacacaccgaGAGACACACACGCAAACAGTCCTGCTGTGACCCTGGCCTCGCCCTGTCCCTGTGGTTCCCCCCACCCAAGCTGCTGGCAGTGGAGACCTCCAGAACCAGGCACTGACCTCAATGAAGGTGCTGTTCCACACCCGTGCCTTCACGGTCACATTGGTGACAACAGGAGCGTCAGGAATGGGGCACTCCAGCCACACACAGCGGGCGCGGCCAGTGGCGCAGTTCTGAGGCGGGCAGGGAATAGACGCGGGACAGTCTGGGCTCCGGGCTCTTCATGGAGAATCCTTCCCTTCGACCCCTCCCAGGCTTTGTCTCACCCTCGGGGGACTCGAGGGGCCTGACCTCATCCCTTCACCCGTGTACACGCCCCCAGCCCTATACTTAGACTTTTCAAACACATTCTTTGGGCCAGGCTCCTATAATGCCAGGCACACAGATAACAGGAAATCTGGTCCCTGCTCATGTGAACGAGGCCCAACCTCCGACACCCCTTCCCAGCCCACTCCCTCACGGAGACTTTGTTCACGCCAGCTCCCTGACCCTGGGACCTACAGGGGTACCCCATGCCACCCGCGATGCCCTCCCTAcactcctcctgccctccccgtGCCCCACCCTGAGGGCCAAGGCTTTGAGCAGCTCTATCCCCCCAGCAGTACAGCCAGTGTCCCCTCCTTTGGCCCTCTGTGTGGCATGCTCCCCCAGCAGAGGGGGGCGCCCTCTGAGGGCAGGGGATGAGTCTCCCCACTGTGTGGAGGCTGCTGAGGGCGGGGCCACAGCACCTCATCAGACCAGGGTCTCCCGGTGAGGGGTCCCTATCCCCCTGGTGCCCACACGCCTGTGCTGGGGTGGGCACACTCCCCTCTAACCCAGCCCTGGCCACTCACCAGCATAGTCTCAGACTTGGCTTTTTTGGCAGCAGCCAGAGTGACAGGTGGGGGGCCTTGGCCTCCCCCTGGGTCTAGCTGTCGCCGCCTGCGCTGTGGAGATGGCGGCCTGTCCCCAGGGTCCTGGAGAGGGAAGAGCAGATCTGCTGCGAGGGCGGAGGAAGAAGTGGccgcaggggtggggcaggggaaagGGTGGGGAGAGTCAGGTTGccaaaggggagagagggaagacaCTGGCCTTTCTGCCCCGTAGCATGCAAATGAGATGCATATACAAGGTCCCTGATGGCTTACAGAGAGAGTGAGGTTGAGAGGGTTGACAAGGTCTCTgggtggcaggcagggccaggaccCATTGCCATGGACAGTGATCTCCGTGGGGTACAGCAGCCACTTGCCATTGGCGACTTCATAGGGCCACTCCAGACCGAGGACCAGGGTCCCCAGggctgccagcccctcccccactgggccCACCTGTGGGTACAAGAGGTCATGGTCACTGTCTCCTAAAAATCCACCTCCATCTCACTGATCCCCAATCCTCCCGCCCTCAGACCTCAgaactaagaaaagaaacaaaaacaaaaaaacaaaaccattgtCCTTCCTCGAAGTCCCCTGCCTAGGACCCCAGAGGTCCCCTTACCTGGAATTCATACTTGAGGGGGCTTCCCACATCGTCTACAGTTTTCATGCCAGACTCGCCCATCACTGTCCCCCCAAAGAAGCTTTGTAGCCGGTGATTCACCCTAGGGGTCATGAAGATGCTGTAGTCATAGAGAAACAGGAGACGGGGGCCCTGGCAGAGGGGGTGGGTGCCAAAGCTGGTTAACTACAGCTCCTCTGAGATCAGGCAGACCTGGGAAtaagccccagctctgccatttaccagctaCATGGCGTAAGCAAGCCAtttatcctctctgagcctcagtttcctcatctgtaaaatggagttaacaACAGTTGCTACATCATAGTTCTGTCAATGAGGTGATGTCTATAAAATCTTTGGATGATGAGCTCTAAAGAAATGGTAGGGACCAACATCTCAGCCCCAGGGTGGCCGATTCCTCCACTTCTACCTGCTTTACAGGggaaaaataatgatgatgacagtgattaCTGTTGTCAAGGGGAGGGATGACCCGGGGGAGTGAGGGCCTGAGGATACCAGGCCAAGAGAGGTGTCAGGGGAGCTGGGGAGATACCTTGGGGCAGGGAGGCACTAGCTTGGCAcagcaggctgggggtgggaggtaggGAAGAGGGAGGTACCCACATGCTCAGCGAGGCCTGGAGTGTATAGTCCACTAGTAGAGTCAGGGTCATGGGCTGCAGGTTGTCCTGGTGACTTGACCTGGGGAAGGAATGCAGGGCGTAGGAGGGAGACCCAGAACACCTCGGCCCCGACTCAGATTGGCTTCTTGATGTCACTCACGTGGAGAGCTGCAGCTGCACCTGAAGGTCCCTTGTGTTCAGGGTCACCCCGATGACCTCAAAGGCGATGAGCAGCTCCATCTGCCACGAGGGTCAGGGAGGCAAAGAGGGTCCAGCAGGGGTGATGTCATGAGGGAGAGAGGGGCTGATCACTGCACTAGGGAATTAGTTCTctggcctcttcctcttcctcttctgggtGAGTGgtctccacctccccacctcatctctctctcccttccccccctTTTCTCTCTTGGGTCACATCTCTGCCACTTTTGAGCTATACAACattgaccttgagcaagttactgaaACTTTCTAAGTCTATGttccctcttctgtaaaatagcaTCTACCTCCTCAGATGGTTGTGTGAATTATATCATATAAAAGAAGCAGTTTTGGGctgagggcctggcacacagctggtGCTTAGTAAAATTGGTTTGCTCGCCTCCACTTGCTCTGGCTTTGTGCACAGCTCCCTGGCCGGCCCATTTTTCTTAGTCTCAGGGCCTTTTCCCACCCTCTCCTGGATCTCTACTCTGGCTCTTAGCTTCAAGGAAGCCTGGGAAGCAGgcaggcagaagcaggaaggatAAGAAGCTGGTCGGAGGAGCAGTCTGGGACCCCTGAGGACTGGGAGGATGTGGCCAGTGCTCACCCTCTGGTTCCGTTTGAAGGGGTTCCCCAGTTCGCAGAGAATGGTTTCGTTACCTTGGCAGGCCCCGGGCTGAGCAAAAAGGACGATTTAGGTCAGGGTTAGGTCAGGGTGAGGCTTGTCCTCCCTGCCTGCGGTGCAGGGTCGGAAGCCCTAGGCTCCCCAAGCAGCAGAGCTACTGTAGGGCCCATCCCAGAGAAGGGGCACATGGCAAATGACAACACACATACATGACAGGCATACTGGGATGCGAACACTTGGTGGAGCCCTGCTTGGGCTCTGAGCCGGCTGCTGGGCACTCACCGGGCGCACGGAAGACAGCAGCAGCTCGGGAGGCAAAGTCAGGGTGAGCAGCGCCTCGTGGGCGTCCTCCCCGGCCCGCTCCGGGCTGCGGGCGTTGGTCACATTGATGCTCAGGAGCAGTTTCCGGACGTCTCTGCTGTACTGGAGCCTGGGCAGAGTGACCCGGGACTCAGCCAAAAGCCCCGCCCCCGGGCGCAACCCCACATCAACAAGGCCCCGCCCTCGGGCCTCCTAGGTCAGAAAGGTCCCTTCTCAGGATAGCCAGGCCCCGCCCTCTAGTCTCGCCGGGAGGAGAGAGCCCCTTTTCCGGCCATCCTACCTGACCCATTAAAGCCCCTGCCCTTAAACTCGCCTCGCATGAGGCCCCGCCCCTGGCCAGTGAGGCCCGCCCCCAAGCCCTGCTAGCCAATGAAGCCCCGCCCTGCATCGGCCAATCAGCGCGGCCCAGCGCCCACCTGCTCAGCCGCTGCAGCTGCTCCGACACGAAGGCCGCGCGCATCTGCAAGTTGCTCTCGCACTTGTTGTCCGGCCCGCACTCCTTCTGGAAATGGACCTGGGGGTGGCCGGAGGCGTGAAGGGCCGCACCACCCAGGGTACCCTCTCGCCCCACAGCCCTCCAGGCCCCCGCCTTTCAGGCCCTGGCCTCACCCACCTCAGTGTGGTTCTCCAGTGCCTGCGCCTGGTTGAGGACCGGGTAGGCGTCCAGGGACCGCAGCCCCAGCCGGGGGCGATCAGGCATCCGCAAAGGCAAAGAGTAGTTCATGGAGATGATGATGGGGCGGAGTTTGTCACGGACGTTGTCCTGGGAACGGAGGGCGAGCTAAGCCCAGCCCTGCACAGCATCCCCGACCCCAGTGAAACCTTCACACCACTCTGAAtcccagggaggagctggggtccCCTCCACCCTGAAAACTCCACAGTTAGGCTTAACCCCGTCTAATATGATCCCCAAATTGAGACTTCCTACGATCTTGAGCCCCTAAGAGAGGAGATAGGGCTTCTCCTCCCCAGGGGTCACTGGGGAACGGGGTTGAGTCTCCTCATCCATAGGGTCCCCAGGTTCCGCTCTCCCCTTCCACCCCCATGTCCCAGAGAGGGACTGAGCCTATCCCCACTCGGGAACCCCTTTTTCTCAGAGGTGAGCTGAGCTAAGAGCTCCCACACCCCTCACTTTTTTTCAGAGGTGCTAAGCCCTCtggccccatccccaccccaaggGTCTCCATCTCTCCCACTGTGTGTTGTGCACTGTTCCCCTATGCACCTATGGCCTTCCGGGCTGGCTTTCCCGATCTCTGTCTCTGGGAAGACTCCAGTCCCTCACTCTTGACCTGGGGGGACACTGGGCACCTCTTGCAGGGATCCTGGAGCCCTCATCTTGCCCCTTGCCCCACCCTCACCATCAGGAGCAGCTCCAGCTTCTGGCAGCGCATCTCGGGCATGGAGAAGAAGCCGTGGAAGACAGCTGACTGGCTGCGGGCGAAGCGCAGCCGCGGCGGCCTTCGGTCCCGGTCAGCCTCCAGGGTGTAGGCCAGGGCTGCAGGTAGACAGGAAGTCAGCAAATGGCCAGACGGGTATGCTCCCCTTCAATCTGCACCCCGATACTCACTGATGTTCCGCCTATAGTTGGGGTTCCCGGCACTCTGGTTGTAAGCAAAGCACAGCTCCACCTGCACGCTGTTGAGGGGACATACGGGAGGGCCCGGTCACAGCGGAACACAGATATCCAGGCCCTAGCTCTTGCCCCCAAACCGTGCAAAGTGAAACCAAGCCCTTCTGGAGAAAGGCAGGGGCAAAACTGGAAAGTCCACAGAGCTGGTCTGTGGTGTCCCTGGCCCCTTCCCTCCTACTCCCATTGCAGCCATAGAAAACAGAGATCaccagtggggaaactgaggtgcagagaacAGAAGGATTTATCCAAAGTCATCAGTCAGTGGGTGGCTCAGCCCAGtcttgaacccaggtctcctggtCCCCAGTCCAGATCTCCTTCCACCACCCACCCCGCTGCTTCcctgctctgtctccctctgccttctgACCCAATATCCTCATTCACATAAAGCCCTTGGGgtcatcaccatcattattgTCACTTTCTTAGCAACTAACATTTTTCGAGCACTTAAGGCACACAGACTATTGTGCTAAGGACGTTTTgtatgttacctcatttaattatcacaacaacCCAGTGAATTGGTTATTACCAATTTTGTTTTACAGCCAAGCAATCTGAGACTAAGAGAGATTAACAATGTGCCCAAGGTGATTCTCCTTCCCTACATCAGTCCACTTAAATGCAtcctcctgcttcctctttctctgcaaCCTCActttccccagcccaccccacccctgcaaaggcacagctgggatttgaacaagGCAGCCCAGAGCTCTCACTCTGAACCACTATACTCTACTGCCCCCCAATTCATCCATTACCTCTTACAaggaattttgctttttaatgaggTTGGGTAGGAAGGGCAAGCACTGACCTCAAGCATCAACTCTCTAAAGGTAGGATACCAGGAGTTGCCAGGGAAGGGGTTTGGGAGCTGGAGCCCCATGTGGCCTTCCCATAAATGAGGAGTAGGTGGGCAGAGTGGGCTGATAATCTCACCAGGAGGAGGCTGTGCAAAGTGCGGGGTCCAGCACAGCTGGCCTGGCCACCAAGGTCCTGTGGACGATGTTAATGACAGGCCGGGCCCTGCAGAGACAACAGAGCCAAACGTATATCAGTGCCTCCTGCCTGCCCGAAGCCAGGCTGGGGCTCAGGCTGCTGTAGTCCTGGTGCGGAAGACGGACAGCGATGGGGCTCCAGGCAGACAtggacagagaagagaagggcCCCTGTCCACCGCCCCCCAGCTCACCGCAGCAGCACGATGTGGTCTGACAGGCTCCCCACCAGCAGGTCCGGGTAGAAGTTCTCATCCACGTCCATCTGCCCACTCAGGGAGTAGCCGAACGTGGCCAAGCCAGGCAGTCCTAGATTCTCTCCGTGGATCACCTGGGGGAAAGGGGGCAGTGGTGGGGGGAGGCTCTGAGGAGTGGGGCCTcggggagcagggaaggggggggtgagggaaaggagggaaggccCACCTCAGCTGTCGGAGGCAGCTGACCCATCCCCGTCCGTCCATACCTGCTGGGGCTGTCTCAGGAGCCCTCTGGAGCTGCTGTGGTAGATGTACACTCTGCCCAAGCCCTCGAAGGGGGCTCCCACAGCAATGTCTGGGGAAAGGAGATGGGCCCAGGTCACCCAGGGACTCTGGGCCCCGCATCTCCCTAACCCTGTGCTCCAGGCCATAGAGCCCAATATGGCCTTGACCTCACCCTGCCTCGTATTGCTCTGAACAtcagggagagggcagagctctgtggctcAGGATTAACACTGGGATCCTTCCATGGGGGGAAGGAGAGCTCAGGAGAGGGGAGGTGACTTCCCCAAAGTAACACAGCAAGTTAATGCCACAGTCAGGCCTACGCCCCAGATTCCTGACCTGGCCTGGGGTTTTGCCCTTCCATCTCCCCCACCAACCTCCTCTCGGACACCTGGCTCTTCTAATGGCATTACCAGCAGGGGCCGAGAAGGTTTCTCCATTGGTGACCCTGCCGGTTAGTTACCAAGCATtcatcttgtttaatcctcacaagagtGCTGTGGGGTAGGTACTCctgtccccactttatagatgagggaacagACTCAGAAAATCCAGAGTCACACAACTAATGAGTAGAGAAGAAGATATTTGAGCCTATGTCTGTCTAACACCAGGGACTGAGACTTTAATCATAACACTATAGTGCACTTTACTGAAAGTCaagactttaaaaattctaactgtgaataaacctaaaatattttattatctttctgaaCTTTACTGAACTCTTTCTGGTTTGCTGCTTTTGATCTGATAAGGCCTAGGGAAACAGAAAGGCAAGCCTGTTAGTAAAGTGTGTAAAGGAAGAGTGAGTAGGTCCTGACTATTCTGTAGTAAGCGCTTGGTCTTTGTTGACTGAACTTTCTGGCACCTATTTGGGTCTTCAGAGGCgcctctgcctttctcttgcGTCTCAGCTATGTCCTGGGGTATTGAGGTTGTCAGAGAAGCTACTTCCAGATAAGGCTGGTGCTTCTGTGGCACCCAGGCTCAATCGCTGGGtctgtccctctccctgccaCCGCAGATTGGTCCCCAAGTCCTGCAGAGCACTAGTGATGACCCCTCTATCCAGTGCTGCCACCTTGTCCCAGCCCTATCATCTCACACCTGAGACACCACATTCATGGTCTTAATTCCCCAGCCTTGCTTCAGATTTGGGCACGTCAGGCAAGTTCCCCTGCCTGTGCTGTGTCCTTCTGCTCCTGCCCCTGGAGCGTTCTCGGCCCAGCCTGGGTGGCACGGCAGCATGCCAGCTGCTCCAGGGGGGCCCCCTGAGCTCGCCTCTGCTGCCCCTTCTGCACACCCTCTCTCCAGCACTGCTTTGCACTCCCTGAGCCCGGCACCATCCAGTCTCCTCTGTGGGCCCTGTCTAGCCTGGTATGCAGCTGGCGCTCAGTCagtgggggtgctgggggaggggtgctggctCATACCCTGGAATCCATCCTGGTTGATGTCACCAATGCTGGCCACGGAGAAGCCGAAGGCGGAGCGACTGGGGCCatgaaggaggagggaggggtgggtggggaaggaggtgcCCGCCTGGTTCATGAACACATAGATGGCACCTCCTACCTCTTCTTTCCGCTCAAAGTAGTAGGGGGCACCCACCAGGAGGTCCTGCCACCTGCACAGGAGAGAAGGAACAGGGAACGGGAGTGTGAGGTCAGCCCCCAATATGCAGCATAACTCTCGTTTAACAGGCATGATGGTGCCGGGGCACACAGGTGTGCAGACGGCTCCTCTGGCCATAGGTCATGAGAAGGACATAGAAATACCAGCATGACCCACCAAATAGAAAACACATGTCATGGAGAAGCATGCGGGCACAGATCATACCCAAACAGCCCACAGCCACCGGAGCCAGTCAAATGATAGTCACCAACAAGCAAGTGCAGGTGTCATGCAAATGACACGCAAACACCCAAACTCCCATAAAGTCTGATTGCAAATCCCTGAAAACAGCACACAGACAAATGCACAAGTGCAAAACCTCCATTTCCCTGACCTGGCTTGGGCaagcccaccctcccccacctctctccctgGGCTCAGAGGATGTCCCTAGATTCTCACCCATCGTTGTTCAGGTCTGCCAGGGCAATGGCGCTGCCAAAATAGGCGCCCACCTGCGTGCCCTCCAGCACCTGCCTCCTCCGCAGGTCTCCGCCTGCCTCCTGGCTCAGCAAGAAGACAGCACCCATATGTCGGTGCCGCGGGGCACCCGTCACAATGGTGATGTCCGTGGGGTGCAGGACGGCACTGCCTACCTGCACCGTGTACCCTGGAATTAGGGGAAGATGGTCAGTGAAGGCTGGGGTACTTTGTCCCCTCCTGCTCTGGACCCATGGCCCTagtctgtcccctctccctgccctcatgacctTCTATTCCACCATTCCAAGTTGGCCAAGAAATTGGACCCCAGATGCCCAGTAGCCAGGCCCCATTCAGCCCCTAGACACTGTGCTATGAGCTCCATGATGGTGGGGACTTTGCATCTTGGGAGCTTGGAACAGGGCAAGGCATACAGGTGGTGCTCCATAAGTGTATCCTAGTTGAGCTAAATGCCACTAGTCACACCTGCACTCTGGCCTCATTCTTGCACCAGGCACTGAAGGTAAGAAGCCAGGGTGCCTGGGCTGAgcccccttctccctctgccacccaATGGGCCACCATAACCGCACTCACCAATATAGAGGTTTCCTTGGTCCTCTGGGTCCTTGTAACTATACTCGGATAAATCCCAGTCCTTCCGCTGAATCATGTAGCTGTTTCCTTCACAAGGATTTGGGGAGGGGATGTGGGAGGAGTATAAGTCActacctccttcctccaccttaTCCAGCCCCCCACTGGGAAAGGataatcctttttatttgtgAGGGCTTCACCATTTGTAAATCACTTCCTCTTTATTTTAACAATGCAGTGAGGTAGAATGGTGACCcacactttgcagatgagaaaaacaaggctCAGGGAGGGAAACTGACATGCTCACAGTCCCATGGGGAGCTAGTTATAGAGACATGGCTGGAATCCAGTCGCCCAGGCTCCTGGGTATTAAACACTGGATGGCATTTCCCTACTTTCTGGATGCTGAGGTTGGACTCTGCACCATCACCTCCTTCTGGTCCTGTCCCCAGACTCAGGCTGCCTACCTGGCCCCTGCTCCTCAGGTTGTGCTGGAGAGGACCTGTGACCCTACCAAGGTTCTAAagggacaggggctgggaggcaggaccAGATGAGGGGGCAGAAGCCTCGGTCTTAGGTGAGCCCAGAGCTGTGACTATGCCCCAGGCTGCCTGTTGGTCAAGAGGAGGTTCAGGGCTCCCTCTGCCTGCTGATTCTGCAACAGTAAGGGCTTGCTAGCGGGAGAGGGATTGCTGTGGCTACAACCTGTGTCAGGGAGAGAGGCAAAGAGTCGGAGGGAGTGTCAGCCATCAGATACCTGTGACACAGTGTATAGCATGGTAGTTACAAGCATGGGTCTTGATAAAAGGAAATATTCTGCATCCCCTAAAAAGTTGGTCCTAGATGTATTGACATGAAAAAATACCCACGACTTTGGAGAAGTCAtaaagagaaaggagcagaacAGCATGTTAATATGATtctgtttgtgggtttttttgtttttttaaagatagctacatattcaaaaataagtcTGGAAGGATCCACAAGATACTGTTAACATTGGAAATGGGACAAGGGAGATGGGTGGGACGAGGGGCACTTTTACTCTTTTACCAATTCCTACTGTACTATTTAGTAGTTGTACTgggaacatgttttatttttaatatattttttaaatttttttatgaaatgGGGGAATGAGGAGGGGGatttagtttccttatttatttatttatttataatcgagacagagtctcactctgtcaccctgggtagagtacagtggcatcatcatagctcactgcaacctcaaactcccgggctcaagcaatcctcctgcctcagcctcccaagtagctgggactgcaagcatgACCAgctagttttcctatttttagtagagataaggtctcactcttgctcaggctggtcttgaactcctgagctcaagcggtcctcctgcctcggcctcccagagtgctaggatgacaaaAGTAAGCCACGATGCccaggctatttttaaaataagtttttaaatggttaaacTGAAGTCAGATGGACCTGCATGCCAATCCAGGTTTCATAACTTACTGTTggccttgggcaatttacttctctaaggctcagttttcttttctataagaTGGGTACAATAATACTTGCCTCCTAAGAGTATTTTGAGAGCGATTGGGATAATATGTGTAAGGcccctggcacatagcaagtgctatAAAATAGTAAGGTCATGGTGCTTGCTGGTATTGGCATGGGGGTCCTGGTTCTTCTGTCCCCCATGTGGATGGTCTGGCCTGGCTGTTCCCACGGCTAACTGGGGTGGGTGGTCTCtacctctcctcccttcccccatggTCCCCACCTTTCCAGTTGTAGGCACCAGGGGCACCGAAGTACACAGTGCTCTGGGTGAAGCCGCCGCTGGTGCCCAGCTGGCACATGCCCGTCTCCAGGTAGTCGGTGTTGCTGTTGCACATCTCGTTGTGGTAGGTCTGCCAGTCGTCGCTGGGGTCCAGCTCTAGGTCATTGCCTCGCACGTAGCACTTGCCCACCATGCGGCGCTGGTCCTCAGACCCCGACCACAGCACCTGAGTGTAGCGGTGGGCACAGACCTGGGGACCCCCCCCAATACACGCAGCCTTGGTCAGGAGCAGGGACCCAGGGCCAGCTGTCTCCTTTGCCCTGTGCACCTCTGGCTGTGCAGGAGAGGAGTTGAAGGCGTTCTCCTGgcttctctttcttcccacaGTGAGACTTAAGCCTGCGTCTCCTTTCCAGAATTCAGAAATCTGCTCTGAAGGTCGGGAACACTTTTTGGAAAGCCAGAAGGTTTGGATTTGAGAATGGCTTAGAGATCTTGGGAAAGAGAAATGGGGGAAGGATGAGGGACTGTGGGGCTCAGGCTCTTGGGTCTAAAAGAGGCTATTTACAGAAAGATTAGGAACCTGCTTCTCTGCCATCCCAATGACCCTGTCCTTTCATTGAAAGAACCATTATTAAAAGAATAACGATATGATACTGACAATAATAGCAGCAGCTAACCCTTCCTGAGTGCTTCTTCTATGTCAGGCACAATTTTTAGCTCTTCACGAATTAGCTTTTAAGCCTAATAACAACCCTACGGTGGCGGGAcgattattttctccatttcagataaagaaactgaagcacagggaGCGTAGTCACCTGCCTAAGATCTCACatcaagagagagacagagtatCCACACCAAGGCTGTCTGTTTCCAAACTCTCAGCTCTCAGGCAGTCGGCTGCGCTGCCTCACGGGGGAGAATCTGTGCACAGTTTCTTCGGGTACACCCTAGGTGTTTAATACAGATTTACCAGGCAAATCAATGGATCCGAATATGGTGTTTTAAAACAGCCTGAGGCCAGACAAAATCCAGAAACAGACCTAGgtcttgtttacttgttttttgtGTCCCCTTCCTGCTGTGAGCGCCACTAGCATAGCACCTGAGCTGCCCTGAGCCA
It encodes:
- the ITGA3 gene encoding integrin alpha-3 — translated: MGPGPRRAPRAPRPMLCALALMVAAGGRVASAFNLDTRFLVVKEAENPGSLFGYSVALHRQTERQQRYLLLAGAPRELAVPDGYTNRTGAVYLCPLTASKDDCERMDITEKSDPDHHIIEDMWLGVTVASQGPAGRVLVCAHRYTQVLWSGSEDQRRMVGKCYVRGNDLELDPSDDWQTYHNEMCNSNTDYLETGMCQLGTSGGFTQSTVYFGAPGAYNWKGNSYMIQRKDWDLSEYSYKDPEDQGNLYIGYTVQVGSAVLHPTDITIVTGAPRHRHMGAVFLLSQEAGGDLRRRQVLEGTQVGAYFGSAIALADLNNDGWQDLLVGAPYYFERKEEVGGAIYVFMNQAGTSFPTHPSLLLHGPSRSAFGFSVASIGDINQDGFQDIAVGAPFEGLGRVYIYHSSSRGLLRQPQQVIHGENLGLPGLATFGYSLSGQMDVDENFYPDLLVGSLSDHIVLLRARPVINIVHRTLVARPAVLDPALCTASSCVQVELCFAYNQSAGNPNYRRNITLAYTLEADRDRRPPRLRFARSQSAVFHGFFSMPEMRCQKLELLLMDNVRDKLRPIIISMNYSLPLRMPDRPRLGLRSLDAYPVLNQAQALENHTEVHFQKECGPDNKCESNLQMRAAFVSEQLQRLSRLQYSRDVRKLLLSINVTNARSPERAGEDAHEALLTLTLPPELLLSSVRPPGACQGNETILCELGNPFKRNQRMELLIAFEVIGVTLNTRDLQVQLQLSTSSHQDNLQPMTLTLLVDYTLQASLSMVNHRLQSFFGGTVMGESGMKTVDDVGSPLKYEFQVGPVGEGLAALGTLVLGLEWPYEVANGKWLLYPTEITVHGNGSWPCLPPRDLVNPLNLTLSDPGDRPPSPQRRRRQLDPGGGQGPPPVTLAAAKKAKSETMLNCATGRARCVWLECPIPDAPVVTNVTVKARVWNSTFIEDYRDFDRVRVDGWATLFLRTGIPTINMENKTTWFSVDIDSDLVEELPAEIELWLVLVAVGAGLLLLGLVTLLLWKCGFFKRARTRALYEAKRQKAEMKSQPSETERLTDDY